One genomic window of Campylobacter curvus includes the following:
- a CDS encoding pyridoxal-phosphate dependent enzyme: MKFKCSKCGALAPLESTKYRCECGGLYDLDFTPPKFSTDLIDKGEFSLFRYRNFMPLKNEIWREITLGEGMTATVRFDEKLFFKLDYAMPTLSFKDRGAAVLIWLCKTIGVKKVLQDSSGNAGNSVAAYCARAGIECEIYVPKGTSQKKIDMIRAFGATATVFDGSRDETADACRKKALDEGVYYANHVYNPMFYQGTKTYVYEIFEQLGRVPENFFLPVGNGTLLIGCEFALGELLRAGAIAKAPKIFIVQSENCAPLFGATNKPRDIVPKPTEAEGIAIGKPMRGEQILADSYEGEREVITIPETDIVPTRQRLARGGFYVEHTTAAIYAAYLNYIKTHELKGESIISLCGAGLKSEH; this comes from the coding sequence ATGAAATTTAAATGCAGTAAATGCGGCGCTTTGGCACCGCTTGAGAGCACGAAATATCGCTGTGAATGCGGCGGGCTTTACGATCTTGACTTCACGCCGCCTAAATTTTCGACGGATCTTATAGATAAGGGCGAATTTAGCCTCTTTCGGTACCGAAATTTCATGCCTTTAAAGAATGAAATTTGGCGCGAGATCACGCTGGGCGAGGGCATGACGGCGACGGTGAGATTTGACGAAAAGCTATTTTTCAAGCTTGACTACGCGATGCCCACGCTTTCTTTCAAAGACCGCGGGGCGGCTGTTTTGATATGGCTTTGCAAAACTATCGGCGTGAAAAAGGTCTTGCAAGATAGTAGCGGCAACGCCGGCAACTCGGTAGCGGCATACTGCGCCAGGGCGGGCATCGAATGTGAAATTTACGTACCGAAGGGCACATCGCAAAAAAAGATCGATATGATAAGAGCGTTTGGCGCTACTGCGACGGTCTTTGATGGCTCGCGCGACGAGACCGCCGACGCATGCCGTAAAAAGGCGCTAGATGAGGGCGTCTACTACGCAAACCACGTCTATAACCCGATGTTTTACCAAGGCACGAAGACATACGTTTATGAGATTTTCGAGCAGCTTGGCCGTGTGCCTGAAAATTTCTTTTTGCCGGTTGGCAACGGCACGCTTCTAATCGGCTGCGAGTTCGCCCTTGGTGAGCTTCTTAGAGCCGGCGCGATCGCTAAAGCGCCTAAAATTTTCATCGTGCAAAGTGAGAACTGCGCCCCGCTTTTTGGCGCGACAAACAAGCCTCGCGACATCGTGCCAAAGCCGACTGAGGCTGAAGGCATAGCCATAGGAAAACCGATGCGAGGCGAGCAAATTTTGGCCGACTCTTATGAGGGCGAGCGCGAGGTCATCACGATCCCGGAGACCGACATCGTGCCTACCAGGCAGCGTCTAGCGCGAGGCGGATTTTACGTGGAGCACACGACAGCCGCAATCTACGCCGCGTATCTAAACTATATAAAAACGCACGAGCTAAAAGGAGAGAGCATCATCTCGCTTTGCGGAGCGGGGCTAAAGAGCGAGCATTAA
- a CDS encoding RidA family protein: MKFYQTRASKKKKAHYVPAVEHAGILYVSGQLSIDLRAMKLPEGGVRAHARQALANLDEVLKLAGANRQDVLMCRVYTPDVAFWDEIDDEYAKFFGEHKPARVVVPTSGLHFGCLVEIEATVAMSQKDR, from the coding sequence ATGAAATTTTATCAAACGCGGGCGTCAAAAAAGAAAAAGGCGCACTATGTCCCGGCGGTGGAGCACGCAGGGATACTGTATGTGTCGGGGCAGCTTAGCATCGATCTGCGGGCGATGAAGCTGCCTGAGGGCGGAGTCAGGGCGCATGCGAGGCAGGCTCTGGCAAATTTAGACGAGGTTTTAAAGCTCGCCGGTGCAAATAGGCAAGATGTGCTGATGTGCCGCGTTTATACGCCCGATGTCGCGTTTTGGGACGAGATAGACGATGAATACGCGAAATTCTTTGGCGAGCACAAGCCGGCTCGCGTTGTAGTGCCTACGTCGGGGCTTCATTTTGGCTGCTTGGTAGAGATAGAGGCGACCGTGGCGATGTCGCAAAAGGATAGATGA